The following are from one region of the Capsicum annuum cultivar UCD-10X-F1 chromosome 1, UCD10Xv1.1, whole genome shotgun sequence genome:
- the LOC124898198 gene encoding uncharacterized protein LOC124898198: MTDYGKPMIVQNFIFDTNKKEVVVSQVYKDKATLQAVMHNYSIDHQFTTKVPRSNSSRSIVIVDGSQLKSIYIGTFVCASTLDGAGNILPLVYGVTDSENDASWTCFFEQLKKAYGQRPEMCIVSDRNENVRVKEYLELAGYDKWSRVYAPVHRGWTITSNIIRSINSALVIAREKPIYNFLEEVRKMFGQWNYTNRQNAYFTSTTLGMKFQEIIMNDTLSARVTVTPSTDYRYAINDKGKTFIICLENKKSHCGQFQYDEIPCLHVLAILNKKKFKLGPYYSEYYKPENVLKTYEIPVYPFSDVTDR, encoded by the exons ATGACTGACTATGGCAAGCCAATGATAGTGCAAAATTTCATTTTTGATACTAATAAAAAAGAAGTAGTTGTTAGCCAGGTATACAAAGACAAGGCTACACTTCAGGCTGTAATGCATAACTATTCAATTGATCACCAATTTACTACCAAAGTACCTAGGTCTAATTCCAGCAg ATCAATCGTTATAGTTGATGGAAGCCAACTCAAATCAATATACATAGGGACATTTGTCTGTGCTAGTACTTTAGATGGTGCAG gTAACATATTACCATTAGTATATGGAGTGACTGATTCAGAAAATGATGCTTCATGGACTTGTTTTTTTGAGCAACTTAAGAAAGCTTATGGTCAGAGGCCAGAGATGTGCATTGTTTCTGATAGaaatgaga ATGTGAGAGTTAAGGAATATTTGGAGTTGGCAGGATATGACAAATGGTCAAGGGTGTATGCGCCTGTTCACAGAGGATGGACAATAACATCAAATATTATAAGGTCTATTAATTCAGCACTGGTAATAGCAAGAGAGAAGCCAATTTATAATTTTCTTGAAGAAGTGAGAAAGATGTTTGGGCAATGGAATTACACTAATAGGCAAAATGCTTACTTCACATCCACAACACTTGGCATGAAATTTCAGGAGATTATAATGAATGATACTCTATCAGCACGCGTGACG GTAACACCGTCAACAGACTACCGATATGCAATAAATGACAAAGGAAAAACCTTTATTATCTGCcttgaaaacaaaaaatcccaTTGTGGACAGTTTCAATATGATGAAATACCATGCTTACATGTATTGGCTATTTTaaacaagaagaaattcaaattaggTCCATATTACTCAGAATATTACAAGCCAGAAAATGTGTTGAAAACATATGAGATTCCTGTGTATCCTTTTTCGGATGTGACTGACCGGTAG